Proteins encoded in a region of the Saccharothrix ecbatanensis genome:
- a CDS encoding MBL fold metallo-hydrolase yields the protein MTFRLTVLGTATPYPRPGNPCSGYLLRTEHTAVWVDAGPGTLAELQRHHRPDLLDAVWISHTHADHAADLLPYYYALLFAGEHPHRPIPLYGPPGLAARLETFLAGADHNPAAAAFDVHELHDGHHAEVGDITLASHAVDHGLPAFGLRATHADRVIAYSGDTGPCPALDTLADGADLLLCEADGAGPHHCTPEDAAAAGRRAKRLLLTHIGHTLTNAEATERARAAVARPGETVVIK from the coding sequence GTGACCTTCCGCCTCACCGTCCTGGGCACCGCCACGCCCTACCCGCGCCCCGGCAACCCCTGCTCCGGGTACCTCCTGCGCACCGAACACACCGCAGTGTGGGTCGACGCCGGCCCCGGCACGCTCGCCGAACTGCAACGCCACCACCGCCCCGACCTGCTCGACGCCGTCTGGATCTCCCACACCCACGCGGACCACGCCGCAGACCTCCTGCCCTACTACTACGCACTGCTGTTCGCCGGCGAACACCCCCACAGACCCATCCCGCTCTACGGCCCACCAGGACTCGCCGCACGACTGGAGACGTTCCTCGCCGGCGCCGACCACAACCCGGCCGCCGCCGCCTTCGACGTCCACGAACTCCACGACGGCCACCACGCCGAGGTCGGCGACATCACCCTCGCCAGCCACGCCGTCGACCACGGCCTGCCCGCGTTCGGCCTGCGCGCCACCCACGCCGACCGGGTCATCGCCTACTCCGGCGACACCGGCCCCTGCCCCGCCCTCGACACCCTCGCCGACGGCGCCGACCTCCTGCTCTGCGAAGCCGACGGCGCAGGACCGCACCACTGCACCCCCGAAGACGCCGCCGCCGCGGGCCGCCGCGCCAAACGACTCCTGCTGACCCACATCGGCCACACCCTCACCAACGCCGAAGCCACCGAACGCGCCCGCGCCGCCGTCGCACGACCGGGTGAAACCGTGGTGATCAAGTAA
- a CDS encoding ArsR/SmtB family transcription factor, with product MDLATVLSALADPIRLKIVAELARSGGIACGQFDVPVGMSTLSHHLKVLREAGVLRVTPQGSYRTHELRRDEMEHRFPGVLDSITRAIGPD from the coding sequence ATGGACCTCGCAACGGTACTGAGCGCGCTCGCGGACCCCATCCGACTGAAGATCGTCGCCGAACTCGCGCGGTCCGGCGGGATCGCCTGCGGGCAGTTCGACGTGCCGGTCGGCATGTCGACGCTGTCGCACCACCTGAAGGTCCTCCGCGAGGCCGGCGTGCTCCGCGTGACGCCGCAGGGCAGCTACCGCACGCACGAGCTCCGGCGTGACGAGATGGAACACCGGTTCCCGGGCGTGCTGGACTCCATCACGCGGGCGATCGGACCGGACTGA
- a CDS encoding RNA polymerase sigma factor, with translation MTDTGIGPLLRELAPQVLGALVRHHGGFDACEDAVQEALLAAATRWPADGLPDNPKGWLVTVASRRRIEMWRADTARRRREETAFALTAPDPEPAPGVDDTLTLLLLCCHPSLTPPSRVALTLRAVGGLTTAEIARAFLVPEPTVAQRISRAKQRIKAAGARFDLPPDGERVERLDAVRHVLYLVFTEGHTASSGDHLHRVDLSGEAVRLARELHTRLPDDGEAAGLLALMLLTDARRPARTRPDGSLVPLAEQDRTRWDADMIAEGTRLVRHALTTTAIGPYQLQAAIAALHAEARDAADTDWRQILALYDLLHTVTPGPMVALNRIVAAAMVHGPAAGLARLDDAAADPALAGHHRVDAVRAHLLDLAGDHEKAREHYAKAARTTLSLPERRYLEARAKS, from the coding sequence GTGACCGACACCGGGATCGGCCCGCTGCTGCGGGAACTCGCGCCGCAGGTCCTCGGCGCGCTCGTGCGTCACCACGGCGGGTTCGACGCGTGCGAGGACGCCGTGCAGGAGGCACTGCTCGCCGCGGCCACCCGCTGGCCCGCCGACGGCCTGCCGGACAACCCGAAAGGGTGGCTCGTCACCGTCGCGTCACGGCGCCGGATCGAGATGTGGCGGGCCGACACGGCACGCCGCCGACGCGAGGAGACCGCGTTCGCGCTGACCGCACCCGACCCGGAACCCGCACCGGGCGTCGACGACACGCTCACGCTGCTCCTGCTGTGCTGCCACCCGTCGCTCACCCCGCCGTCCCGGGTGGCGTTGACCCTGCGCGCGGTCGGCGGCCTGACCACCGCCGAGATCGCCCGCGCGTTCCTGGTGCCGGAACCGACCGTGGCCCAGCGCATCAGCCGCGCCAAACAGCGCATCAAAGCCGCCGGCGCCCGGTTCGACCTGCCACCCGACGGCGAACGCGTCGAACGCCTCGACGCCGTCCGCCACGTCCTGTACCTCGTGTTCACCGAGGGCCACACCGCCAGCTCCGGCGACCACCTGCACCGCGTCGACCTCTCCGGTGAGGCCGTCCGACTGGCCCGCGAACTCCACACCCGGCTGCCCGACGACGGCGAAGCGGCCGGACTGCTCGCGTTGATGCTCCTCACCGACGCCCGCCGACCCGCACGCACCCGCCCCGACGGCTCACTGGTGCCACTCGCCGAGCAGGACCGCACCCGCTGGGACGCCGACATGATCGCCGAGGGCACCCGCCTGGTGCGCCACGCGCTGACCACCACCGCAATCGGCCCCTACCAGCTCCAGGCGGCCATCGCGGCCCTGCACGCCGAGGCACGCGACGCGGCGGACACCGACTGGCGGCAGATCCTCGCCCTCTACGACCTGCTGCACACCGTCACACCCGGCCCGATGGTCGCCCTCAACCGGATCGTCGCCGCCGCGATGGTGCACGGCCCCGCCGCCGGACTGGCCCGGCTGGACGACGCGGCGGCCGACCCCGCCCTGGCCGGGCACCACCGGGTCGACGCCGTCCGCGCGCACCTGCTCGACCTCGCGGGCGACCACGAGAAAGCCCGCGAGCACTACGCGAAGGCCGCCCGCACCACCCTCAGCCTCCCCGAACGCCGCTACCTCGAAGCCCGCGCGAAGTCGTAG
- a CDS encoding YybH family protein: MSQHVRVRDLLEERAAAIRAGDADRLVADYLPDAVTFTMAPPLKHTAPEVTDPEAMRAWFATFDSAVDYEMRDLEITVEGDLAFCHSLNRMSAVPQGRTEAFDLWFRSTVCLRHVDGAWRIAHEHESTPFYMDGNFGAALDLKP; encoded by the coding sequence ATGAGCCAGCACGTCCGAGTCCGTGACCTGCTCGAAGAGCGCGCCGCCGCGATTCGCGCGGGCGACGCCGACCGCCTTGTCGCCGACTACCTGCCCGACGCCGTCACGTTCACCATGGCCCCGCCGCTCAAGCACACCGCGCCGGAGGTGACGGATCCGGAGGCGATGCGCGCGTGGTTCGCGACGTTCGACAGCGCCGTGGACTACGAGATGCGCGACCTGGAGATCACCGTCGAGGGCGATCTCGCGTTCTGCCACAGCCTCAACCGCATGTCCGCCGTCCCGCAGGGCCGCACCGAGGCGTTCGACCTGTGGTTCCGCTCCACGGTGTGCCTGCGGCACGTCGACGGCGCGTGGCGCATCGCGCACGAGCACGAGTCCACGCCGTTCTACATGGACGGAAATTTCGGGGCGGCCCTGGATCTGAAGCCGTAG
- a CDS encoding thioesterase family protein, with amino-acid sequence MHEWDADTRVDPTGDGRFTAHLTDRWSGPGGRPNGGYLVAFCLRALGEVLPHPDPLVVSAHYLRPGVVGPVRVDTEVVRTGRRLSTGEARLSCGDREVLRVVASYADLGAATGRTLVLGEAPDLPPPDECVDVHGGARRSDITVADRVDLRAPKPHGWAQGRPTGTPHTEFWIRFADGRPADTASLASLVDSAAPAVLELGEMDSTTVELTVHVRARPLSEWLAARVTTRYLVGGHHEEDVELWDATGQLVAQSRQLALLPAG; translated from the coding sequence ATGCATGAGTGGGACGCCGACACGCGGGTCGATCCGACGGGGGACGGGCGGTTCACCGCCCACCTCACCGACCGGTGGAGCGGCCCCGGCGGACGTCCCAACGGCGGCTACCTCGTCGCGTTCTGCCTGCGGGCGCTCGGCGAGGTGCTGCCGCACCCGGACCCGCTCGTGGTGAGCGCGCACTACCTCCGGCCCGGTGTCGTCGGCCCGGTCCGCGTCGACACCGAGGTGGTCCGTACGGGCCGCAGGCTGTCCACCGGTGAAGCGCGCCTGAGCTGCGGCGACCGTGAAGTGCTGCGCGTCGTCGCGTCCTACGCCGACCTCGGGGCCGCCACCGGCCGCACGCTGGTGCTCGGCGAGGCGCCCGACCTGCCGCCGCCCGACGAGTGCGTCGACGTCCACGGCGGCGCGCGCCGGTCTGACATCACCGTCGCCGACCGCGTCGACCTGCGTGCGCCCAAGCCCCACGGCTGGGCGCAGGGCCGTCCGACCGGCACCCCGCACACCGAGTTCTGGATCCGCTTCGCCGACGGCCGGCCCGCCGACACCGCGAGCCTCGCGTCCCTGGTGGACTCCGCCGCGCCGGCCGTCCTGGAACTCGGTGAGATGGACTCCACCACGGTCGAACTCACCGTCCACGTGCGTGCCCGGCCTCTGTCGGAGTGGCTGGCCGCCCGTGTCACGACCCGCTACCTCGTCGGCGGCCACCACGAGGAGGACGTCGAACTGTGGGACGCCACCGGGCAGCTCGTCGCCCAGTCGCGTCAACTCGCGCTCCTGCCCGCCGGATAA
- a CDS encoding site-specific integrase, with translation MTLPEPVRAELDRVRHTVLVDHAALEQVRRRFDDEQAASLSGYLRAAQSANTLRAYRSDWVGWAAWCEAEGRVALPADPVDVAVYLAVAADATKADGSPAFGPSTLERKAAAIAAVHAAGGLPSPTRSDVVRLTLRGIRRTRQTQPKRKRPVLLGTLEALLAERPPPGWPTGVARRRDALLLLVGFAGALRRSELAAVALEDVTVDVDPRTHEPLLLVELGVTKTDQTGVHRQRVVLPRGARRPTCPVCSFADWVDVLTAADRRALLEDEGDPQPTHRCHGYRPGPLRGPLFPSVTRHGGVGTRSMSDRAVSDVVKRYALRAGLDPAMFGGHSLRAGFATQAALGGASDREIMRQGRWTNPRTVHRYIRTANPLEDNAVTRLGL, from the coding sequence GTGACCCTGCCCGAGCCGGTGCGTGCCGAACTGGACCGCGTCAGGCACACCGTCCTGGTCGACCACGCCGCGCTGGAGCAGGTGCGGCGCCGGTTCGACGACGAGCAGGCCGCCTCGCTCTCCGGGTACCTGCGGGCGGCCCAGTCCGCGAACACCCTGCGCGCCTACCGCTCGGACTGGGTGGGTTGGGCGGCGTGGTGCGAGGCCGAGGGCCGCGTGGCGCTGCCCGCCGATCCGGTGGACGTCGCGGTGTACCTGGCGGTGGCAGCGGACGCGACGAAGGCGGACGGCTCCCCCGCGTTCGGTCCGTCCACGTTGGAGCGCAAGGCCGCCGCGATCGCCGCCGTGCACGCCGCCGGCGGGCTCCCCTCCCCCACCCGTTCGGACGTCGTCCGGTTGACGCTGCGCGGTATCCGCCGCACCCGGCAGACGCAGCCCAAGCGCAAACGCCCGGTGCTGCTGGGGACGTTGGAGGCGTTGCTGGCGGAACGTCCCCCGCCGGGCTGGCCGACGGGTGTTGCGCGCCGCCGTGACGCGCTGCTGCTGTTGGTCGGGTTCGCGGGCGCGTTGCGGCGCAGTGAGTTGGCCGCGGTGGCGTTGGAGGACGTCACGGTGGACGTGGACCCGCGCACGCACGAGCCGCTGCTGCTGGTCGAGCTGGGCGTCACGAAGACCGACCAGACCGGCGTGCACCGGCAGCGGGTGGTGCTCCCCCGCGGCGCACGCCGCCCCACGTGCCCGGTGTGCTCGTTCGCGGACTGGGTGGACGTGCTGACCGCGGCGGACCGGCGGGCGTTGCTGGAGGACGAGGGCGACCCGCAGCCGACGCACCGCTGCCACGGCTACCGGCCGGGTCCGTTGCGCGGCCCGTTGTTCCCGTCGGTGACCCGCCACGGCGGCGTGGGCACGCGGTCGATGTCGGACCGGGCCGTGTCGGACGTGGTGAAGCGGTACGCGCTGCGGGCCGGTCTGGACCCGGCGATGTTCGGCGGCCACTCGCTGCGGGCGGGCTTCGCCACGCAGGCGGCGCTGGGCGGTGCGAGCGACCGGGAGATCATGCGGCAGGGCCGCTGGACGAACCCGCGGACCGTGCACCGCTACATCCGGACGGCGAATCCGTTGGAGGACAACGCCGTCACCCGTCTCGGACTGTGA
- the hrpA gene encoding ATP-dependent RNA helicase HrpA translates to MNPMSHADLRERLSELMPRDQRRLSRRLDGARKVRDDKARAAVLAEIEAEVEAADLRVALRRENVPKITYPAELPVSARKDDIAALIRDHQVVIVAGETGSGKTTQLPKICLELGRGVLGQIGHTQPRRLAARTVAERVAHELGTELGSAIGYKVRFSDQSGDETLVKLMTDGILLAELQTDRMLSRYDTIIIDEAHERSLNVDFLLGYLKQLLPKRPDLKVVITSATIDPQRFSRHFGDAPIIEVSGRTYPVEVRYRPVVDPEDPEADPDRDQTQAVCDAVRELQAEGPGDVLVFLSGEREIRDTADALAALDLRNTEILPLYARLSFGEQHRVFQPHTARRVVLATNVAETSLTVPGIKYVVDPGTARISRYSHRLKVQRLPIEPVSQASANQRKGRCGRMSDGICIRLYSEDDFDARPEFTDPEILRTNLASVILQMTSIGLGDIAAFPFIDPPDARNINDGVQLLQELGALLPAEKQLTPLGRKLAQLPVDPRLARMVIEADRNGCVREVMVIAAALSIQDPRERPSDKQQAADEFHGRFKDPDSDFTAFLNLWQYVREQQKALSSNQFRRLCRNEFLNYLRVREWQDIYQQLRQVAKTLGVHVNDEPADPRNVHISLLSGLLSHIGVKDVPKKRDPGKRVSTEYLGARSAKFGIFPGSALFRKPPQWVMAAELVETSRLWGRTVAKIEPEWAENLAGHLVKRTYSEPHWEAKRGSVVAMEKVTLYGVPIVAARKVNYGSIDPELSRDLFIRHALVQGEWTTHHKFFHRNRELLAEVEELENRARRRDIVVDEETVYAFYDERVPADVVSVRHFDTWWKKTRHTEPELLTFDKAMLVNDRTAVTPEAYPDELRRGGLTLPLTYRFEPGTAVDGITVDLPLPALTALPDDSLSWQVPGLRTELVVALIRSLPKPVRRNFVPVPDVAAAALSGIDPNEPLLPALERELRRLTGVVVPRDEWQLDQVPEHLKLTFRIVGEDDRELARGKDLGALKAKLQGQLRETLAAAASNLARTGLTTWTIGDLPRTVQRRHSGIVVTAYPALVDKGDTVAVEILDTPGRQRQAMWRGTRRLLLLNVPSPVKSLQRGLNNAEKLALTRNPHGGVAPLLADCIAAAVDKLLRDAGGPVWDESAFTKLTDTVRRGLGETTFDVVHKVRKVLEAAQDVELRINGVRGPVFEESLADVRTQLTGLVHNGFVTSAGADRLTDVHRYLQGISRRLEKLPENVKRDQEWMDRVHAVHTEYRELRAALPADEPHEELDEVRWMIEELRLSYFAQTIGTRYTVSDKRIFKALDAVPR, encoded by the coding sequence ATGAACCCGATGTCGCACGCTGACCTGCGCGAACGCCTGTCCGAACTGATGCCGCGGGACCAGCGGAGGCTCAGTCGCCGGCTCGACGGCGCGCGCAAGGTCCGCGACGACAAGGCGCGGGCGGCCGTCCTCGCCGAGATCGAGGCCGAAGTCGAGGCCGCCGACCTGCGGGTCGCGCTGCGCCGCGAGAACGTGCCGAAGATCACCTACCCGGCCGAGCTGCCCGTCAGCGCCCGCAAGGACGACATCGCCGCGCTCATCCGCGACCACCAGGTCGTGATCGTGGCCGGCGAGACCGGCTCCGGCAAGACCACCCAGCTGCCCAAGATCTGCCTCGAACTCGGCCGCGGCGTGCTCGGCCAGATCGGCCACACCCAGCCCCGCCGCCTCGCCGCCCGCACCGTCGCCGAACGCGTCGCGCACGAACTGGGCACCGAGCTGGGCAGCGCCATCGGCTACAAGGTCCGGTTCTCCGACCAGTCCGGCGATGAGACGCTGGTCAAGCTCATGACCGACGGCATCCTGCTGGCCGAGCTCCAGACCGACCGGATGCTGTCCCGCTACGACACGATCATCATCGACGAGGCGCACGAACGCAGCCTCAACGTCGACTTCCTGCTCGGCTACCTCAAGCAGCTCCTGCCGAAGCGGCCCGACCTCAAGGTCGTCATCACGTCGGCGACCATCGACCCGCAGCGGTTCTCCCGCCACTTCGGCGACGCCCCGATCATCGAGGTCTCCGGCCGCACGTACCCCGTCGAGGTCCGCTACCGACCCGTCGTGGACCCCGAAGACCCCGAAGCCGACCCGGACCGCGACCAGACCCAGGCCGTCTGCGACGCCGTGCGCGAACTCCAGGCCGAAGGACCCGGCGACGTGCTGGTGTTCCTGTCCGGCGAACGCGAGATCCGCGACACCGCCGACGCCCTCGCCGCGCTGGACCTGCGCAACACCGAGATCCTGCCGCTGTACGCGCGGCTGTCTTTCGGCGAGCAGCACCGCGTGTTCCAGCCGCACACCGCCCGCCGCGTCGTGCTCGCCACCAACGTCGCCGAGACGTCGCTGACCGTGCCGGGCATCAAGTACGTGGTCGACCCGGGCACCGCGCGCATCTCCCGCTACAGCCACCGCCTCAAGGTGCAGCGGCTGCCCATCGAACCCGTCTCCCAGGCGTCGGCCAACCAGCGCAAGGGCCGCTGCGGTCGGATGTCCGACGGAATCTGCATCCGCCTGTACAGCGAGGACGACTTCGACGCCCGCCCCGAGTTCACCGACCCGGAGATCCTGCGCACCAACCTCGCCTCGGTCATCCTCCAGATGACGTCCATCGGGCTGGGCGACATCGCCGCGTTCCCGTTCATCGACCCGCCCGACGCCCGCAACATCAACGACGGCGTGCAGCTGCTCCAGGAGCTGGGCGCGCTGCTGCCCGCCGAGAAGCAGCTGACCCCGCTGGGCCGCAAGCTCGCCCAGCTGCCCGTCGACCCGCGCCTGGCGCGCATGGTCATCGAGGCCGACCGCAACGGCTGCGTCCGCGAGGTCATGGTCATCGCCGCCGCGCTGTCCATCCAGGACCCGCGCGAACGCCCGTCGGACAAGCAGCAGGCCGCCGACGAGTTCCACGGCCGGTTCAAGGACCCCGACTCGGACTTCACCGCGTTCCTCAACCTGTGGCAGTACGTGCGGGAGCAGCAGAAGGCGCTGTCGTCCAACCAGTTCCGCCGGCTGTGCCGCAACGAGTTCCTCAACTACCTGCGCGTGCGCGAGTGGCAGGACATCTACCAGCAGCTGCGGCAGGTCGCGAAGACCCTCGGCGTGCACGTCAACGACGAGCCCGCCGACCCGCGCAACGTGCACATCTCGCTGCTGTCCGGGCTGCTGTCCCACATCGGCGTCAAGGACGTGCCGAAGAAGCGCGATCCGGGCAAGCGGGTCTCGACCGAGTACCTGGGCGCCCGCAGCGCGAAGTTCGGGATCTTCCCCGGCTCCGCGCTGTTCCGCAAACCACCGCAGTGGGTGATGGCCGCCGAACTCGTGGAGACCTCGCGGTTGTGGGGCCGCACCGTCGCCAAGATCGAACCCGAGTGGGCCGAGAACCTGGCCGGGCACCTCGTCAAGCGCACCTACAGCGAACCCCACTGGGAAGCCAAGCGCGGCTCCGTCGTCGCCATGGAGAAGGTCACGCTGTACGGGGTGCCGATCGTGGCCGCCCGCAAGGTCAACTACGGGAGCATCGACCCCGAGCTGTCCCGTGACCTGTTCATCCGGCACGCCCTGGTGCAGGGGGAGTGGACCACCCACCACAAGTTCTTCCACCGCAACCGGGAACTGCTCGCCGAGGTCGAGGAACTGGAGAACCGGGCCCGCCGCCGCGACATCGTGGTGGACGAGGAGACCGTCTACGCGTTCTACGACGAGCGTGTGCCGGCCGACGTCGTGTCCGTGCGGCACTTCGACACGTGGTGGAAGAAGACCCGCCACACCGAGCCCGAACTGCTCACGTTCGACAAGGCGATGCTGGTCAACGACCGGACCGCGGTCACCCCCGAGGCCTACCCCGACGAGCTGCGCCGCGGCGGACTGACCCTGCCGCTGACCTACCGGTTCGAACCCGGCACGGCCGTCGACGGCATCACCGTCGACCTGCCGCTGCCCGCGCTCACCGCCCTGCCGGACGACTCGCTGTCCTGGCAGGTCCCCGGCCTGCGCACGGAACTCGTCGTCGCGCTCATCAGGTCGCTGCCCAAACCGGTCCGCCGCAACTTCGTGCCCGTGCCCGACGTCGCCGCGGCCGCCCTGTCCGGCATCGACCCCAACGAACCCCTGCTGCCCGCGCTGGAACGCGAACTGCGCCGGCTCACCGGCGTCGTCGTGCCCCGCGACGAGTGGCAGCTCGACCAGGTCCCCGAACACCTCAAGCTCACGTTCCGGATCGTCGGCGAGGACGACCGCGAGCTCGCCCGGGGCAAGGACCTCGGCGCGCTGAAGGCCAAGCTCCAGGGTCAGCTGCGGGAGACCCTGGCCGCCGCCGCGAGCAACCTCGCCCGCACCGGCCTCACCACGTGGACCATCGGCGACCTGCCGCGCACCGTGCAGCGCCGCCACTCCGGCATCGTCGTCACCGCCTACCCCGCGCTGGTCGACAAGGGCGACACGGTCGCGGTGGAAATCCTCGACACCCCCGGACGCCAACGGCAGGCCATGTGGCGCGGCACCCGCCGACTGCTGCTGCTCAACGTGCCGTCACCGGTCAAGAGCCTGCAACGCGGCCTGAACAACGCCGAGAAGCTCGCCCTGACCCGCAACCCGCACGGCGGCGTCGCACCGCTGCTCGCCGACTGCATCGCCGCCGCCGTCGACAAGCTCCTGCGCGACGCCGGCGGACCGGTGTGGGACGAGTCGGCGTTCACCAAGCTCACCGACACCGTGCGGCGGGGCCTGGGCGAGACCACGTTCGACGTCGTGCACAAGGTCCGCAAAGTGCTGGAAGCCGCACAGGACGTCGAACTGCGCATCAACGGCGTGCGCGGCCCGGTGTTCGAGGAATCGCTCGCCGACGTCCGCACCCAGCTCACCGGCCTGGTGCACAACGGTTTCGTCACGTCGGCGGGCGCGGACCGGCTCACCGACGTGCACCGCTACCTGCAAGGAATCTCGCGGCGGCTGGAGAAGCTGCCCGAGAACGTGAAGCGCGACCAGGAGTGGATGGACCGCGTCCACGCCGTGCACACCGAGTACCGCGAACTGCGCGCCGCCCTGCCCGCCGACGAACCGCACGAGGAGCTGGACGAGGTGCGGTGGATGATCGAGGAACTGCGGCTGAGCTACTTCGCCCAGACCATCGGCACCCGCTACACCGTGTCCGACAAGCGGATCTTCAAAGCCCTCGACGCCGTGCCCCGCTGA
- a CDS encoding VOC family protein, translating to MKLSATVLDAPDAQALARFYRDLLGWPLGDDEPGWATVRPPDGGAGLSFQTETRYRRPTWPAGDGDQQMMAHLDIEVDDLDTAGAHAVATGATLAEHQPQDDVRVYLDPAGHPFCLWIRT from the coding sequence ATGAAGCTCAGCGCGACCGTCCTCGACGCACCCGACGCCCAAGCCCTCGCCCGCTTCTACCGCGACCTGCTCGGCTGGCCGCTCGGCGACGACGAACCCGGCTGGGCCACCGTCCGCCCACCCGACGGCGGCGCCGGCCTGTCCTTCCAGACCGAAACCCGCTACCGGCGCCCCACCTGGCCCGCGGGCGACGGCGACCAGCAGATGATGGCCCACCTCGACATCGAGGTCGACGACCTCGACACCGCCGGCGCGCACGCCGTCGCCACCGGGGCCACCCTCGCCGAACACCAACCCCAGGACGACGTCCGCGTCTACCTCGACCCCGCCGGCCACCCGTTCTGCCTCTGGATCCGCACCTGA
- a CDS encoding histidine phosphatase family protein gives MATVILLRHARSTANGSGVLAGRQAGVRLSDRGEDQAAALVARLAGVPLHSVVTSPLERCRQTLAPLLAERGLEATVEPGIVEVDYGQWTGRAIKDLGAEPLWTVVQQHPSAAVFPEGEGLAALQARAVAAIRAHDARVTAEHGPRAVWLACSHGDVIKAVLADALGVHLDGFQRIVVDPASVSVVQYTETRPFVLRVNDNGGDLSALVPAPEESKAAEPLSSDAVVGGTTGA, from the coding sequence CGTCCTCGCGGGCCGCCAAGCCGGCGTGCGACTGTCCGACCGTGGCGAGGACCAAGCCGCGGCACTGGTCGCACGGCTCGCCGGCGTGCCCCTCCACTCCGTGGTGACGTCTCCGCTGGAACGCTGCCGACAGACGTTGGCGCCGCTGCTCGCCGAACGGGGCCTCGAAGCGACCGTCGAACCGGGCATCGTCGAAGTCGACTACGGGCAGTGGACCGGGCGTGCGATCAAGGACCTCGGCGCCGAACCCCTGTGGACGGTCGTGCAGCAGCACCCGTCGGCGGCGGTGTTCCCCGAGGGGGAAGGCCTCGCCGCGCTCCAGGCGCGCGCTGTGGCCGCGATCAGGGCCCACGACGCCCGCGTCACCGCCGAGCACGGCCCTCGCGCGGTGTGGCTGGCGTGCAGCCACGGTGACGTGATCAAGGCGGTGCTCGCGGACGCGCTCGGCGTGCACCTCGACGGGTTCCAGCGCATCGTGGTCGACCCGGCGTCCGTGTCGGTCGTCCAGTACACCGAGACGCGGCCGTTCGTGCTGCGCGTCAACGACAACGGCGGCGACCTGTCCGCCCTCGTGCCCGCGCCCGAGGAGAGCAAGGCGGCCGAGCCGCTGTCCTCCGACGCCGTCGTGGGCGGCACCACCGGGGCCTGA
- a CDS encoding YciI family protein produces MKYLVLIYSNPESRAIWDRMAQEDRATGLEAYAALNEELAASGELVVTEALADPALTTRVTVREGQALTTDGPFAEAKELLAGFYLVDCETRERAVEIAARVPEAQLGLVEVRPVLSSLDDFLL; encoded by the coding sequence GTGAAGTACCTCGTCCTGATCTACAGCAACCCCGAGTCCCGCGCGATCTGGGACCGGATGGCCCAGGAGGACCGGGCGACCGGTCTGGAGGCCTACGCGGCGCTGAACGAGGAGCTGGCCGCGTCGGGCGAACTGGTGGTGACCGAGGCGTTGGCGGACCCCGCCCTGACGACCCGCGTGACGGTGCGCGAGGGGCAGGCGCTGACCACCGACGGGCCGTTCGCCGAGGCCAAGGAGCTGCTGGCCGGCTTCTACCTGGTGGACTGCGAGACGCGGGAGCGGGCCGTGGAGATCGCCGCACGCGTCCCCGAGGCGCAACTCGGTCTGGTGGAGGTGCGGCCGGTGCTGTCGTCGCTCGACGACTTCCTGCTGTGA
- a CDS encoding isocitrate lyase/PEP mutase family protein — protein sequence MSRADASAARALRALHVPGDPLVLPNVWDAASARVVADVGHPVVATASAAVSAALGYPDGHGMPADEAFAAVRRVASAVDVPVTADVERGYGLSPARIVERLAEAGAVGCNLEDSDPATNAMVDVAEQVDFLAAVRAADPDLVINARVDVHIHGDGSFDESVRRALAYFEAGADCVFPIALPAADVARFVRAVGGRPVNVGHDPGPPTASELGVARVSFGPRLHRQLMAQLKTVVTDLRAGT from the coding sequence GTGAGCAGAGCCGACGCGAGCGCGGCACGGGCACTGCGGGCGCTGCACGTGCCGGGTGATCCGCTGGTGCTGCCGAACGTGTGGGACGCCGCGTCCGCGCGGGTCGTCGCCGACGTCGGTCACCCGGTGGTCGCCACGGCCAGCGCCGCGGTGTCCGCCGCGCTCGGCTACCCGGACGGCCACGGCATGCCCGCCGACGAGGCGTTCGCCGCCGTCCGCCGGGTCGCCTCGGCCGTGGACGTGCCGGTGACCGCCGACGTCGAACGGGGTTACGGCCTGTCGCCCGCGCGGATCGTGGAGCGGTTGGCCGAGGCCGGCGCGGTCGGCTGCAACCTGGAGGACTCCGACCCCGCCACCAACGCCATGGTCGACGTCGCCGAGCAGGTCGACTTCCTGGCGGCGGTGCGTGCGGCCGACCCGGACCTGGTGATCAACGCCCGGGTGGACGTGCACATCCACGGCGACGGGTCGTTCGACGAGAGCGTGCGGCGCGCGCTGGCCTACTTCGAGGCCGGCGCGGACTGCGTGTTCCCGATCGCCCTGCCGGCCGCCGACGTCGCGCGGTTCGTGCGCGCCGTCGGCGGCCGGCCGGTGAACGTCGGCCACGACCCCGGTCCGCCGACCGCCTCGGAGTTGGGTGTGGCGCGGGTCAGTTTCGGCCCGCGCCTGCACCGGCAGCTCATGGCCCAGTTGAAGACCGTGGTGACGGACCTCCGCGCGGGCACCTGA